Genomic window (Lewinellaceae bacterium):
GCTGCCCCGCGAGCCCCGGCCTCCCCGGGTCTGGGTGCGGTATTCCGTGATCGGGGTGCGCTTGATGTAACCCAGGTGAGAGATCGTCACCACCACTTCCTCGTCGGGGATCATATCTTCGATGCTGATCTCGCCGTCGGAGAAGCTGATGTCAGTGCGGCGCTCATCGCCGTACTTTTCTTTCACCTCCTGCAGCTCTTCTCTGATGATCTCCCGGCGCAGGTCCTCGCTTTCCAGGATAGCTTTGAGGTGAGCGATGCGTTTCTGAATCTCATCGTATTCTTCCCGGACCTTGTCCCGCTCCAGGCCGGTCAGTTTTTGCAGGCGCATGTCCAGGATGGCGCGGGCCTGGGCTTCCGACAGCACGTTTTCTTCTGCCCGAGGGTATTCTTCGGTGTCGGCCTCCTCGATCAGGACGCCGAATTTCTTCCAGAAGGCCTCTTTGTCGTCGATGAAGTCGCCCCGCATCAAGCCCTCGCGGGCGTCTTCCGGCGTGCTGGATTTGCGGATCAGCTCGATCACTTCGTCCAGGTAGTCAAGGGCGATAAGCAGGCCGACCAGGATATGAGCGCGGGCAATCGCCTTGCGCAAGTCGAAGCGGGTGCGCCGGATGATGACCTCGATCCGGAATTTGATGAACTCCTGGATGATCTCCTTGAGGTTGAGCGTGCGGGGCCGGCCATTGACCAAAGCGACGTTGTTGACGCCGAAAGAACTCTGCAGCGGCGTGTATTTGTACAACTGGCTGAGCACCACATTGGCCATGGCGTCGCGCTTGATCTCGACCACGATGCGGAGGCCCTGGCGGTCCGATTCGTCGCGGATGTCGCTGATGCCAACGATCTTTTTATCGTTGACCAGTTCGGCGATCTTGGCTACCAGCGAGGCTTTATTGACCTGATACGGGATTTCCGTAACGATGATGGTTTCTCTGCCGTTGGGGGCGGTCTGTATATCGGCCCTGCCCCGAACCACTACGCGGCCTCGGCCGGTTTCAAAAGCATCCTTCACCCCCTGATAGCCATAAATGATGCCGCCGGTCGGGAAGTCGGGCGCGGTGATGTGCTGCATCAGTTCCTCCGTAGTAATTTCGGGGTTGTAGAGCATGGCGTTGATGCCGTTCACCACTTCGGTAAGGTTGTGGGGCATCATATTGGTGGCCATGCCCACGGCGATGCCGGAAGCGCCGTTGATCAACAGGTTGGGCACCCGGGTAGGCATCACCGACGGCTCTTCCAGGGAATCGTCGAAGTTGAGGGTAAAGTCTACCGTATCTTTGTTAATGTCCGCCAGCAGGTCGTCGGATATGCGGCGCATGCGGGCTTCGGTATACCGCATGGCCGCCGGGCTGTCGCCGTCCATGGAGCCGAAGTTGCCCTGGCCGTCGACCAAAGGATAACGAAGGGACCAGGATTGCGCCATGCGGACCATGGTGTCGTAGACCGAGGAGTCGCCGTGGGGATGGTATTTGCCCAGCACTTCACCGACAATACGGGCAGATTTTTTGTGTGCTTTGTTGTAGGTTAGCCCTAATTCCGACATGCCGTAGAGCACGCGCCGGTGCACCGGCTTCAATCCGTCCCGCACATCGGGCAAAGCTCGGGAGACGATGACCGACATCGAGTAATCGATGTAGGCGGACTTCATCTGATCCTCGATGTTGACGGGGATAATTCGCTGTTTCAAAGGCATTTACGCTTTTTGTGCTTTAATGTTCTTTTTGCTTCGGGTAATCTTTAAAGAAGCGTTTTTGAAAGACATGCAAAGAT
Coding sequences:
- the gyrA gene encoding DNA gyrase subunit A — protein: MPLKQRIIPVNIEDQMKSAYIDYSMSVIVSRALPDVRDGLKPVHRRVLYGMSELGLTYNKAHKKSARIVGEVLGKYHPHGDSSVYDTMVRMAQSWSLRYPLVDGQGNFGSMDGDSPAAMRYTEARMRRISDDLLADINKDTVDFTLNFDDSLEEPSVMPTRVPNLLINGASGIAVGMATNMMPHNLTEVVNGINAMLYNPEITTEELMQHITAPDFPTGGIIYGYQGVKDAFETGRGRVVVRGRADIQTAPNGRETIIVTEIPYQVNKASLVAKIAELVNDKKIVGISDIRDESDRQGLRIVVEIKRDAMANVVLSQLYKYTPLQSSFGVNNVALVNGRPRTLNLKEIIQEFIKFRIEVIIRRTRFDLRKAIARAHILVGLLIALDYLDEVIELIRKSSTPEDAREGLMRGDFIDDKEAFWKKFGVLIEEADTEEYPRAEENVLSEAQARAILDMRLQKLTGLERDKVREEYDEIQKRIAHLKAILESEDLRREIIREELQEVKEKYGDERRTDISFSDGEISIEDMIPDEEVVVTISHLGYIKRTPITEYRTQTRGGRGSRGSKTRDADFIEHLFIATTHNYLLLFTEQGRCFWLRVYEIPEAAKNSSGRVIQNILSIPKEDKVKAYIIIEDLTDEEFVKNNYIVFGTKQGLIKKTVVEAYSRPRAGGINAITINEGDQLLEARLTNGSNEIFLASRNGNAIRFNESAVRFMGRTAAGVRGIRLNDDGKDVVVGMVCIDPTDKDISIMVISEKGMGKRTEFSEYRLTNRGGKGVRNMLVTNKTGGVVSIKAVGEDDELMITNRSGIVIRMAVSDVRVMGRSTQGVRLIRLDPDDSIADVAVVRESEDEAPDTEALAANEEE